A window of Ignavibacterium sp. contains these coding sequences:
- a CDS encoding MGMT family protein has translation MRHKKDFFQKVYEITKRIPRGKVTTYGDIAEACGIRSAARTVGWALNGCGPDVPAHRVVNRYGALTGKIHFGDPNLMEELLRSEGVTFDEKGCVRLDKHLWRPKRRNNKK, from the coding sequence ATGCGCCACAAGAAGGATTTTTTTCAAAAAGTTTATGAAATCACAAAGAGAATTCCGCGAGGGAAAGTGACTACTTATGGCGATATAGCCGAAGCGTGTGGAATTCGTTCTGCAGCAAGAACAGTTGGTTGGGCTTTAAATGGATGCGGACCAGATGTACCAGCTCACCGGGTTGTCAACAGATACGGAGCTTTGACAGGAAAAATTCATTTTGGAGATCCAAACCTGATGGAAGAATTACTTCGTAGCGAAGGTGTTACATTTGATGAAAAAGGTTGTGTAAGACTGGATAAACATTTGTGGAGACCGAAGAGAAGAAATAATAAAAAGTAG